In the genome of Xanthocytophaga agilis, one region contains:
- a CDS encoding glycosyltransferase family 1 protein, which translates to MKKKVAFISEHASPLATLGGVDSGGQNVYVAELSKHLARIGYEIDVFTRWEDPGFPEVVDWMPGVRVIHIQAGPVDVVPKEELLQYMPEFSLNMYEFILEHKINYQLIHANFWTSSLVASQLKKLLQIPFVVTFHALGYIRKLYQGSQDHFPEERIRIEEQIVHEADHIIAECPQDRSDLLNYYSAYPELTTVIPCGFSIQDFYPVEQKKARQILRLKENEIIFLQLGRMVPRKGVDNVIRALSRIKQCQQSVRLVIVGGESDLPDPELCPEIKRLQHVAQEEGVSLQVTFTGRKSRDMLKHYYSAADVFISTPWYEPFGITPLEAMACGTPVIGSQVGGIKYSVADGETGFLVPPNDPDALAEKMSQLICDPELLQQMKKNAIERVNTLFTWAKVAEEVSDLYNKVIYRTYEAAGRPQTVLTERAEQLLDADLIIGG; encoded by the coding sequence ATGAAAAAGAAAGTAGCATTTATTAGCGAACATGCTTCTCCATTGGCGACATTAGGAGGAGTAGACAGTGGTGGACAAAATGTATACGTTGCTGAACTGAGCAAACATCTAGCCCGCATAGGATATGAAATTGATGTTTTTACGCGTTGGGAAGATCCTGGATTTCCAGAAGTTGTTGATTGGATGCCTGGTGTTCGGGTGATCCATATACAGGCTGGCCCCGTAGATGTAGTTCCGAAAGAGGAATTGCTTCAATATATGCCAGAGTTCTCTCTGAATATGTATGAGTTTATTCTCGAGCATAAAATTAACTATCAATTGATACATGCTAATTTCTGGACCTCTTCACTGGTAGCTTCTCAGTTAAAAAAACTTTTGCAAATACCATTTGTTGTTACTTTTCATGCATTGGGGTATATCCGTAAACTATATCAGGGCAGTCAGGATCATTTCCCAGAAGAAAGAATTCGTATTGAGGAACAGATTGTACATGAGGCTGACCACATTATTGCAGAATGCCCTCAAGACAGAAGCGACTTATTAAATTATTATTCAGCATATCCCGAACTTACAACCGTAATTCCTTGTGGATTTAGCATTCAGGACTTTTATCCTGTTGAACAAAAAAAGGCCAGACAGATTCTGCGGTTAAAAGAAAATGAAATCATATTTCTGCAATTAGGGCGTATGGTACCTCGTAAAGGTGTCGATAACGTAATTAGAGCCTTAAGTAGGATAAAACAGTGTCAGCAATCTGTCCGATTGGTTATTGTAGGAGGAGAATCCGATTTACCTGATCCTGAACTATGTCCTGAAATCAAGCGATTGCAGCATGTTGCTCAGGAAGAAGGCGTTTCGTTACAGGTTACCTTCACCGGACGTAAAAGCCGAGATATGTTAAAACATTATTATTCAGCAGCAGATGTGTTCATTTCTACACCCTGGTATGAACCTTTTGGCATTACTCCTCTGGAGGCAATGGCATGTGGTACACCGGTGATCGGATCACAGGTGGGTGGAATCAAGTACAGTGTGGCAGATGGGGAAACAGGTTTTTTGGTTCCTCCAAATGATCCAGATGCATTAGCAGAAAAGATGAGCCAGTTGATTTGCGATCCGGAGCTTTTACAACAAATGAAGAAAAATGCTATTGAACGGGTTAACACTTTATTTACCTGGGCGAAGGTTGCAGAAGAAGTATCTGATTTATATAACAAAGTCATATATAGAACGTATGAGGCTGCCGGAAGACCACAGACGGTACTGACTGAACGAGCCGAACAATTATTAGATGCAGATTTAATAATAGGTGGATAA